The DNA segment CACGGCGATGGAAGACATGCTGGACGAGCTGCCGTAACACCGACGGTACATTTGTTGTAGACCCACCCACGGAAAAAAGGATTCACGCGTTGAATAAGAAGCGAGCTCAGGACAATGCCGACCGCCAGGCACGGCTGGCGGCCATCCAGTCCAAGCAACGGGCCAGCGACCGGAAGCGCACCACGTTGATCCTCGGTGGTATCGGTGCGGTGGTCGTGGCCATCATCGTTGCGGTGACTATTGTGATCGTTGGACAGGTCCGGGAGAACCAGCGGATCGAAGAACTCGCGAGCCAGCCCATTGAGGGCCTGCAGGAGTTTGAGGACCTCAGCTTCAACCACATCGATGCGCCGGTCGAATATGAGCAATCCCCTCCCGTCGGTGGCGACCACAACGCGACCTGGACCAACTGTGGTGTCTACCCGTTTGAGATCCCGAACGAGAACACCGTCCACTCGTTGGAGCATGGCGCTGTCTGGATCACCTACCAGCCGGACCTCCCCCAGGCCGAGATCGACGCCCTCACCGACCTGGTGGGCTCCAGCGGATACGTGCTGCTCAGCCCCTATGCCGATCAGGAATCCCCCGTCATGATGAGCGCCTGGGGTCTGCAGCTCGGTGTCGATTCCGCCGATGACGACCGCCTTGCGGTCTTCCTTGAGCGGTACATCCAGGGTGAGCAGACCCGCGAGCCAGGCGCTGCCTGCTCCGGTGCCCTTACCCCGACGGCCTAGGTTACTGCTAGACGACCAACCGCAGCGGCGCGCCGCAGGAGCCATCCCGGATCCCTAGGCGCGCCGCAGGCTCCAGAGAGCCAGCGCCGACGCAAACACCATCAGCGCGGCACCAATCCCTGAGGTCAGCACCACCCCGCTGTCGAAGGCGTGGAACGCTGAGTCCAGCAGTTGGCTACCGCCGTCGGCTGGGAGTTCGGCGGCAATGTTGACCGCCCCACCAAGGGTTTCGGTCGCCGTGGTGGCCTGCTCAGGGCTGAGTCCCGTGGGCAGGACAAGGTTGCGCTGGTACGAGGCGAGCAGCACGCTGCCCAGCAGCGCCGTGCCGAAGACTGAGCCCACTTCGTAAGCCGTTTCGGAGACCGCTGACGCCGCACCGGCCTTTTCGGCGGGCACGGTGGCGAGGATCAGGTCGTTGGACACCGTTTCGGAGGCCCCGACCCCCACGCCGAGCAGCATGAAGGCGACCAGCAGGATTGCGGCGGAGCCGCCCTGGCCGGTGACCGCGACGAAGACGTAGGCGGCCGCCGAGAGCAGGAGGGCAACGGGCACCACGATCCGTGGTGGTACCAGGCGCACCACCGGCACCACGGCCAGGCCAGCGATGATCGTCATCACCAGCCCGGGTACCAGAATCAGGCCGGCGCTGAGTGGGCTGAGTCCGAGGACCAATTGCAGGTGCTGGGAGACGAAGTAGATGAAGCCGACCAGCGAGAAGATCGCCAGCAGGTTCACCAACACCGCACCGGTAAATGCACGCACCGTGAACAACCGCACATCCAGCATGGGGTTGGATCGTCCGAGTTGCCGCCTGACAAACAGTGTGCCCGCGGTGAGCCCGATGATGACGGCGGCAACGGTCACCGTCACGGAGTCGCCCTTCGCGAAGTTCTTGATCGCGAACACGATGGGCAGCATTGTCGAAACGGACAGGACGATGCTCGCATAATCGACGCGGCCGGGGTTGGGGTCCTTGGATTCCGGGACCAGCGCCGGGGTGAGGGCCAACATCAGCACCAGCACCGGAACGGCCAGCAGGAACACCGACCCCCACCAGAAGTGTTCAAGCAGGGCTCCGCCGACCAGTGGTCCCATGGCGGCGCCAGCCGAGAAACCCGAGGCCCAGATGGCAATGGCCAGGCGTCGCTGGTTGCGGTCGGTGAAAATGTTCCGGAGCAGGGAAAGGGTCGACGGCATCAGCATCGCGCCGAAGACACCGAGGCCCACCCGGGAGGCGACGAGCAGTTCGGCCGTGGGCGAGTAGGCCGCGGCGACCGAGAAGACAGCAAAGCCGATGGCCCCAATAATGAGGAGCCGACGACGGCCGAACCGGTCACCGAAGCTGCCCATGGCCACCAGCAGGCCGGCCAGGACCAGCGGATAGCTGTCGATGATCCACAGCAGCGTGGTCCCGCTGGTGTTGAACGCCAGCGAGATGGCCGGGGTGGCAAATGCGAGCACCGTGTTGTCGACGGCCACCAGGAGGACGGGGAGCATGAGGACAGCCAGGGCTGTCCATTCGCGCCGGCCAGCCCGGCCGACAGGAGGTGTGAGTGCGGCCGCTCCGGTAGTCGGCTGGGAGAGATGGGTCGAGTTGCTCATCCATCGAGACTATACCGTCCAGCCGGTACAGTAAAGCCGGATGGAACGTTACGATGGACACATGGCTAGTTCCAAAGAGCGCATCCTCGACAGTTTTGAGAACATCCTTATCCGCGACGGGGAGCGGGCCGCCACGATGGAAGCAGTGGCGGCCGCAGCCGATGTCTCCAAGGGCGGCCTGCTGTATCACTTCCCGTCGAAGGAGGCGCTGGTGGATGCGCTGGGGGAACGGCTGCTCTCGCTATCAGCGCGGGACCGGGGGCTGATGACTGCTGACCCCGACGGTGCGGCCCGCTACTACGTTCGAACCTCGGTGTATGAGGACAGCGCCCTGGACCGGGCGCTGGTGGCGATGGCCCGGCTGGCGCAGCAGGGCCATCCCAAGGCACAGCAGAACTTCGCCCAGATCCAGGCCCTCTGGCTGGCGGCCCTCGAAGCGGCGCTGGGTAGCCATACGGTCGCCCGCGCGGTGAAGCTGATGGGCGACGGGCTCTACTATGAGGCTGCCTTCTTTGCCGTCAGCGGCGCGAACCAGCAGGGTGCCGATGAAATGGAGCAACTCCTCGAGCTGGTGGATCTGTTGCAGTCTTCGGACCGCGGCGGCGCCTGACCCCCGCTACTGATCCAACAGCTCGGCCGCCAGCCGACGGATCCGATCGTCCAGGTTGTTCCGCACCCGTTGGACTCCGGCAGGGTCCAAGTCGGCTGGGTCCTCAACCTGCCAGTCCTCGTAGCGCTTTCCCGGATAAATGGGGCAGGTGTCGCCGCAGCCCATGGTGATGACGACGTCGGCGGCGCGGACCACGTCGTCGGTCAGGGGTTTGGGGAACTCCGCGCCCAGCTCAATCCCGAGTTCCTTCATTGAGTCAATGACGTGTGCATTGAGGTGCTCTCCAGGCATCGACCCGGCGGAGCGGACGTTGATGCGGTCGCCCCCGTAATGCCTGAGGAGGCCCGCCGCCATCTGGGAGCGTCCGGCATTCTGGACGCAGACAAACAGGACCTCAGGCTTACCGCTGGGGCGGATGCCCTGGGCGTGCGCCAGGGCGAACAGGCGATCCTCGGCGAAATGCTTGGTGATCGACGCAAGGTAGGTTTTGATTTTCGCGGTCCGCGCGAGAGCGGTGTAGGACTCGAAAACGTAGCGGTCCACCATCTCCGGGCTGAACACGCCGTCGAACCTCCCTGCCAGTTCGGCGCTGATCCGGTGCAGCACATGATCGTCGTTGATCAAGCCGGGCATCGGGTTGGGTCGGGTGGACAGCTGCTGCTTCTTGGGGGCGAATCGTCGGTGTGGTGTGCGGCGGGCTATCAGTAGTCGGGGTCGTTTGATCGACCGTGCAGCGTTCCAGTCGGGACGCCAATGGTCACCAGTTGGTCGGCACCACAGCAGCTGTCGGTCCCGGCTTCGGTAGACGGTGCGGGAGCGTCGCAGGAGCCGCCCAGATCGGTGCTGCAGACTCCCGTTTCCGGGAGGTCCAACTGGACGTCGTCGGCGGCGGCCGTGTCGCCGGCGATCGCCGCCACCACCGACCGCACCTGCTCATAGCCGGTGGCGAGCAGGAACGTGGGAGCCCGGCCGTAGCTCTTCATCCCGACCAGGTAGAAATCCTTGTCGGGGTGGGCGAGTTCCTTCGCGCCGTGGGCGGGTACGGTGCCGCAACTGTGGAACTCCGGGTCGATGAGCGGCCCAAGCGCACGCGGAGCTTCCACTGCCGGGTCCAGTTCCAGGCGGAGTTCGCGCAGGATGTCCAGGTCCGGGCGGAAGCCTGTCGCTGGAATCAGGACGTCCACCTCGACGGCGTCATCGGCGGTGTGGACGGTGAGCGCCCCGCCCGCCGTGAAGCCGGTAATGGTGAAGGATGTCCTGAGTTCCACCACGCCGTCGTCGACCAGTTTGCGCAGCCGGGCGCCAAGCTGGCCCCGTGCGGGCAGCCCGTCGAGGTCGCCGCCTCCATAGAGCCGTTCCGCGGATCCGGTGCCGCGGACGGCCCAGATAATGGATGTGGCGCCGGAAGCCCTGGCTACCTGGCCCAGCGCAATCAGGGTGTTCGCGGCCGAGTGCCCGGCGCCCACCACCATCACCCGCTTGCCTTCGAACTTCTCCCGGTCCGCACCGGTCACGTCCGGCAGCGGTCGGGTGATGAACTGCTGCGCAGTGGTTTCCCCATGGGCGGGGAGTCCACCCTGGCCGAGGGGGTTTGGCTGGTGCCAGGTCCCGGAGGCATCGATGACCGCCTGGGCCAGCTGGTCCTCGACGCCGTGGGGGCTTTCGACCCGGACCAGGAACGGTTGGGTGTCGCGGCCCTTGGTGCGGGTCTTGTCCATGCCCTGGCGGGTCACGGCGATGACCCGGGTGTTGAGGTGCAGTGTCTCGGCGATCGCCGGCACGGCGGCGAGCGGCCCCACATAGTCGGCGACCAGTTCGGAGCCGTAGGGGAGCGCTGTGCCCCGCGGTGAAGTCCAGCCCGTGGGCTCCAGCAGGCGGCGTGCGGCGGCGTCAACGTTGAACTGCCAGGGGGAGAACAGGCGGATATGGCCCCAGTCGCTGATGGCGGCTCCCGCCGTCGGGCCGGCCTCGAAGATCAGCGGCTGCAACCCGCGCTCAAGGGTGTGGGCCGCGGCGGCGAGGCCGATTGGACCCGCACCGATGATGATGACTGGGAGAGCGCTCATGCGGGGAGCAGCTCTGCGATCAGGGCCTCCACACGGCCTTTGATGGTGTCGCGGATCGGGCGCACGGAGTCGACGCCCTTGCCCGCCGGGTCCTCGAGCACCCAGTCCTCGTAACGTTTGCCCGGAAAATAGGGGCACTCATCGCCGCAGCCCATGGTGATCACGACGTCGGAGTCCTTCACGGCGTCGTCGGTCAGAACCTTGGGGATCTCGGCGGACATGTCGATGCCGACTTCGTGCATGGCCTCCACCGCCGACGGGTTGATGGAGTCGGCCGGCTGTGATCCAGCGGAGCGCACCTCGATCCGTCCCTCGGACAGGGTGGTCAGGAAGGCGGCGGCCATCTGTGAACGGCCAGCGTTGTGGACGCAGACAAAGAGGACCGAGGGTTTGGTCAGAGAATCAGACATGTGAGCTTTCCTTTGCGGGTGTCAGGGGTTCGGTGGCGAAGAAGCGCTTCCGAGCCCACAGGGCTACATAGACCAGTGCAACAAGGACCGGAACCTCAATCAAGGGCCCGACGACGCCGGCCAGCGCCTGGCCGCTCGTCACCCCGTAGGTGCCGATGGCGACCGCGATGGCCAATTCGAAGTTGTTTCCGGCTGCCGTGAACGCCAGGGTGGTGGTTTTGGCGTACCCGAGGTTCAGCAGCTTGCCGATCACCATGCCCGCGGCGAAGACCACCAGGAAGTAGATCAGGAGAGGCAGGGCGATGCGGGCGACGTCGAGCGGGCGGGCGAGGATCTCATCGCCCTGGAGGGCAAAGAGGATCACGATGGTGAAAAGCAGTCCGTAGAGGGCCCAGGGCCCAAGCCTGGGAAGGAACCGTTCTTCGTACCAGTCACGCCCCCTGGTGCGCTCGCCGATGGTCCGGGTCAGGAAGCCGGCCAGCAGTGGTATCCCCAGGAAGATGAGGACGCTGAGGGTGATGGCCCAGAAGGAGAAGTCAGCACTGCTGGTTGGCAGTCCCAGCAGGCTGGGGAGCCCCTGCAGGTAGAACCAGCCCAGCGCGCCGAAGGCGAAGACCTGGAAAACCGAGTTGATGGCGACGAGCACCGCTGCCGCCTCACGATCGCCGCAGGCAAGATCGTTCCAGATCATCACCATGGCGATGCAGCGGGCCAGGCCCACGATGATCAGGCCGGTGCGGTACTCGGGCAGGTCAGGGACAAAGACCCACGCCAGGATGAACATGAACGCCGGCGCGGCGACCCAGTTGATCACCAGCGAGGTGATCATGAGCTTCCGGTCCTTGATCACCGCGCCGGTCTGGTCGTAGCGGACTTTGGCCAGTACCGGGTACATCATCACCAGCAGGCCGACGGCGATGGGCAGGGACACCGAGCCGATGGCCAGTGAATCAAGGGCACCGGCCATGCCGGGAACGAACTGACCGAGGGCGATGCCCAGCACCATGGCGGCGATGATCCAGACCGGGAGTAGCCGATCGAGTGTGGACAATCTGCCGGCCGGTTCGGCAGCAGGAAGGGTTTGGGTACTCAAGGGGCTCCGATGAACTTCGTGGGATGACCAGCAATAAATCGATGGTCGTCGATGCCTGAAGTATTTCTCAACACATCGACGAATGTCAATGTCGGTGCATAATGGATGGATGACTACCGCAGTGACTGGACACCCCGACACCCTGACCGCCTGCTGCACTCCTACGGGCGAGCCGGCGATGTCGGAGGAGACGGCGTCGTCGTTGGCTGTACAGTTCAAGGCCATCGCTGACCCCAAGCGGCTGCGGATGGTGTCGATTATCTCCTCCAGCGAGAACTCCGAGGCCTGCGTCTGCGACATCACCGAACCACTGAATCTCGGGCAATCGACCGTCTCGCACCACCTGAAGATCCTGGTTGACGCGGGTGTCCTGACCCGGGAGAAGCGCGGCGTCTGGGCCTACTATTCGCTGGTTCCCGGCGCTCTGGACAGCCTCGCCGGAGTGCTCACCGGCCGACCCTGACGTCTGGCACCCTGATCCGGGGCTGGACTGCGGAAAATGCGGCGGTTTACCACTGGAAAGGAGCACCCCACGGAGAATAGGGCCTGGCAGGGGTACGTCTTTATCGTCGCTAGAACGCCACAGGAAAGTGGCGGGGCCGCATACCAGTGGTGGCGCCACCACTAGGCTGCTGCTCCGCCACTTCTCCGGACCGGTAGAACCTAGGTCAGCGGCGAAAACTCGATCCACCGCGGCCCCGCCGAGCAGTCCAGGCTCTCGCGTTCGCGCAGCCCGCCGTTCTCCGGGTCGATCGCGTAGAGAGTCAGTCCACCCGAAGCCTCTCCGCACGCCAGAAGGAACCCACCCGTCGGATCGATGTTCATCCCGCGGGGTTGCGCCTGGGTCGGAACGGTGTCGACAAGGGCCAGTGTCCCATCGGCACCAACTGCGACGACGGCGATCGTGCTGCTGGAACGTTCGGTGCTGTACAGGAAGCGACCGTCGGGCGAGACCTGCAGTTCAGCGCACCAGATGGCGTTGGCGGCGGGTTCGGGCCCGGACCCGTCCCGGACCCGACCCGGCACAAGGTTCAGCTCGGGGGACACCGAGGAAATCCGCTGCTGTTCGATCAGGGCCCCGTTCCCGGCGTCCCGGGCATAGGCTGCGATTTCCCCCGACATCTCGTGGAGCGCATACAGGGTGTCCCCAGCAGGCGAGAAGCGGAGGTGCCGCGGTCCACTGCCGGTCGGGGTGGCAATCTGGCCACGGTTGGTCAGTGCAGAGGTAACCGGATCCAGGGTCCACCACACGATCAGGTCGTCACCCAGGGCGGTGGCGTAGGCAAACCGGCCGTCGGGGCTGATGACAACAGCGTGGGCATGTTCACCCGGCGCCTCGGTGGATGTGGTGTCGGGAAGGATGCCGCCGTCGGCGTCGAGGTTCATCACACTGACCAGGTGGTCGTTGTAGGAGGCGCCGAGCAGTGCGTTGCCCGCCGGGCTGACACTGAGGTACGCCATGCCCGCCGGCAGGTCCGCGTCCGGGCCAGGGGTGAGGGCGCCGTCCTGTCCGCCGATGGTCAGGGATCGCACCGTCGGTGGGCTGGTGGCCAGCGCGGCATACAGGACGCTGCCCTCGGGGTGCATCGCGAGGCACTGAACCTTTGACTCCAACGCCAGGGACGGGCCGGACGTCAGGGCCCCTGCCCCGGTGTCCAGCTGGAAGGTGTCAATGCTCTGGGCATCAGCGCAGGCAACATGAACAGCGAATCGAGTCATACTCAACACCCTAGCAACAGCCCGCATGGCGTTGCCGGTGTGCAAGCATTGCAGCGGAGCAGATGCACCAAGGGTGCAGGAGAAGGAGCCGCAGTGCACGTCCAATTGGTCTTCCCACACCAGCTCTTCGAGGAGCACCTCGAGGCGCCCACGTCGGACCGTTTCATCATGGTGGAGGACGACCTCTTTTTCCGGCACTACCGCTTTCACCAACAGAAGCTGGTGCTTCACCGGGCCAGCATGCGCCTTTTTGCGCAGCGGCTGCGGGGCGCCGGCTACACCGTGGACTACCTGGAGTCCTCGGCTGAGGCTTCCAGTCAGGACCGCCTGGGTACCCTGCTCGGCGAAGTCGACGCCACCGGGTGTAGCTACTTCGACGTCGTCGACGACTGGCTGAGCCAGCGGCTCGCCGCGACTCTTGGCGAGCGTGGACTGTCCCCGGAGATCCAGATCAGCCCGGGATTCCTCCTGAGTCCGGACGATCTCACGGGATATTTCAGGAACAACGGCTGGCGGATGCAGAACTTCTACGAGTGGCAGCGGCTCCGCCTCGGCATCCTGGTTGAGCCCGACGGCGGCCCGGTCGGTGGGCGCTGGAGCTTCGATACCGAGAACCGGAAGAAGCTCCCCCGGGGGATCACGGTGCCGGACCTGCCCCGGTTCGACCCCGACGACGCGGTACGGGACGCTATCGACTGGGTGGCCAGGGAGTTCCCCGACAATCCGGGCATTGCCGGGAAGTTCAACTGGCCGGTCACCCACCAGCAGGCCGCTGGTGCGCTCGAGGCGTTCCTGAACGACCGGTTCTCCAACTTCGGCCCCTACGAGGACGCCATTTCCGCCCCCGATTCCTTCCTGTTCCATTCAGCGCTGAGCTCCAGCCTGAACCTCGGGCTGCTCAGCCCGCTGGAGGTGATGGATGTGGCCCTGGATCATGCTGGTCGGCATGACACGCCGATCGCCAGCGTCGAGGGGTTCGTCCGGCAGGTCATCGGCTGGCGCGAGTACATGAGGGCCGCCTATCTGCTGCGGGGCCGAGAAATGCGCACCAGCAACACTCTCGGGTTCGATCGCACCCTCGACGACGGCTGGTGGACCGGGGAGACCGGGCTGGAGCCGGTCGACGTCGTCATCCGGCGCGTCGCGGACACCTGCTACGCGCACCACATTGAACGGTTGATGGTGCTGGGCAACGCGATGGCACTGCTCCGGATCGACCCTGACGCCGTCTACGAATGGTTCATGGCCATGTTCATTGACGCCTACGACTGGGTGATGGTCCCCAACGTCTATGCGATGAGCCAGTACGCGGCCGGGAGCATGATCACCACCAAGCCCTACGTGAGCGGCAGCAACTACCTGAAGAAAATGAGCAACTTCCCGGCCGGCCCCTGGCAGGACAGCTGGGACGCGCTGTACTGGCAGTTCGTCAGCGACCACCGCGAAGTGTTCAGCCGCAACCCCCGTTCGTCGATGATGGTGAGCCTCTACGACAAGTTCGACGACGAGAAGAAGTCCCGCCTGCGGACGGAAGCAGGGCGGTGGTTGTGAGGCAACGGAATGCATCCCCATCGGTTGTTACAGCAGCCAGGCTCGCGACCTTTCACCCACTGACCCTCACCTAGCGGCATAATCAGGGGCGTGAGGCTTCTACAGGGCGGTGCCGTCTACCTCCGGGACAACTGGATCAACCTGCTGTGTGCCCTGGCCCTGGCATCCCTGGCGTTGACCCCGTCGCTGGTGCCCCGGCCCACCGTGTTCCAGGGATTCCTTGCGGGACTGTGGCTCATGGTCGGCTTCCAGCTGGGGTTCGCCCTCCGTAGCCTGGGCCGCGTTGCGGCCCGGAGATTCGGGCCCGTCGCGCCCCGTCGCCAGCCCAGGGCGACCGTACCGCCGCGATCCGCGGTGCGGCTGGGGCTCATGGTGGGCGCCGGTGTGGTCGCCTATGCGGTCGGGTACGGGGCGCTGGTGATGTCATGGCAGAACGAGGTCCGTGCGCTGGTGGAGATGGAGCCGATTGATGGGCCCGGGTACCTGACCGCCTTCCTGAGCATGCTGGCTACGGGCGCCCTGTGCTTCGGGATTTTCCGTGGGATTTCCGGGGTCCGCGCTCTGGTGTCACGGGTGGTGGCCCGTCGCGGGGCGTCGCCGCGGGCCGCCCGCTGGGTAGGGCGGGGTGCGGGACTCGCAGTGACGGTGGTCCTGGTGGCTATCCTGGTGGGTGCAGGACTGGTCGCCGTCGGCCAGATCTACGAGGGGCGCGATGCGCAGACCCTCGCCGGTAGTGGACAGCCGACAGTGGCTACCAGATCGGGGTCGCCCCAGTCGGCGCTCGAGTGGGATGGTTTGGGCCGCCAGGGGCGTGCATTTGCCGGTGGCGGACCCAGCGCAGCGAATATCGGGGCGGTGACGGGGACCGCCGCCGTCGAGCCTGTTCGCGTCTACGCTGGACTTTCGCAGGGTGCGAATGTGGTGGAACGAGCCGACCTGGTTGTCGAGGAACTGGAGCGTGCAGGGGGGTTCGACCGCGAGGTTTTGCTGGTGGCGACGCCCACCGGGTCCGGGTGGCTCGAACCGCAGGCCATCGCCTCACTGGAGTATCTGTTCGGCGGTGATACGGCAACAGCGTCGATGCAGTACTCCTTTCAACCCAGCTGGGTGTCCTTCCTGTTCGATCCGGAACTGGCCGCCGATTCCAGCCGTGCCCTCTTCGACGCTGTGTATGAGCGCTGGGAGGGACTCCCTGAGGACACCAGGCCCCGCCTCGCGGTGTATGGACTCAGCCTGGGGGCGCAGGGAATGCAGGGCAGCTTCGCGGGTCTGGCTGATCTGCTCTTCCGCACCGACGCCGCCCTGTTCACCGGCCCACCAGCAAACTCACAACCGTGGCGCACCCTGCAGGAAAACCGCGATGCGGGCAGCCCCGTCTGGCAGCCCACCTACCAACAGGGCAGGGATGTGCGCTGGCAGTCCAAGCCGGGGGACTTCGGGCAGCTCGGTGGAGAATGGCGGCAACCTCGGCTCGGATACCTGCAGCACGCCACCGACCCCATTACCTGGCTTGATCCGGCGGTGATGATTCAGCGGCCCGAGTGGCTGGCCGGACCTGCCGCGACGGGAGGTCGCGGTGTTGACGTGAGCGATTCGATGCGGTGGATTCCGGGGGTGACCTTCCTGCACCTGGTGACCGACATGCTGGTCAGCGAAGCGGTTCCTCCCAGCCACGGCCACAATTTTGGCGATGTTGCAGTCGATGGGTGGGCGCAAGTATTACCGGGTCATGGCCGCAGTTCCGAGCAGCTGGCAGCAATCCAGTCCGTCATCGAACGGATCGACACCCACGATCCGATCTGGGAGTAGTCACTGGGTGCCCAAGCGCCTGAGACCACCCGCTACGGGTGAGCCTTGACCGCGACGGAGGTGGAACGATTGGCGCATCAAGCGGCAAGCAAGTCCCAGCGAGTGAGGTCCTCATGATCCGGTTTCTCTTCCATACCCTCATCAATCTGGTGACTGCGGCGATCGGTCTGCTCATCGCCAGCTGGCTTGTCCCCGGGGTGATCCTGCAGCCAGCGGGCTTCATCGTCGCCGTCCTGGTGTTCGCAGTCGCGCAGGGCATCCTGGGGCCATTCGTGTTCAACATGGCGCGGCAATACGCATCGCCCATCCTGGGAGGGATCGGG comes from the Arthrobacter sp. CAN_C5 genome and includes:
- a CDS encoding DUF3105 domain-containing protein, producing the protein MNKKRAQDNADRQARLAAIQSKQRASDRKRTTLILGGIGAVVVAIIVAVTIVIVGQVRENQRIEELASQPIEGLQEFEDLSFNHIDAPVEYEQSPPVGGDHNATWTNCGVYPFEIPNENTVHSLEHGAVWITYQPDLPQAEIDALTDLVGSSGYVLLSPYADQESPVMMSAWGLQLGVDSADDDRLAVFLERYIQGEQTREPGAACSGALTPTA
- a CDS encoding MFS transporter encodes the protein MSNSTHLSQPTTGAAALTPPVGRAGRREWTALAVLMLPVLLVAVDNTVLAFATPAISLAFNTSGTTLLWIIDSYPLVLAGLLVAMGSFGDRFGRRRLLIIGAIGFAVFSVAAAYSPTAELLVASRVGLGVFGAMLMPSTLSLLRNIFTDRNQRRLAIAIWASGFSAGAAMGPLVGGALLEHFWWGSVFLLAVPVLVLMLALTPALVPESKDPNPGRVDYASIVLSVSTMLPIVFAIKNFAKGDSVTVTVAAVIIGLTAGTLFVRRQLGRSNPMLDVRLFTVRAFTGAVLVNLLAIFSLVGFIYFVSQHLQLVLGLSPLSAGLILVPGLVMTIIAGLAVVPVVRLVPPRIVVPVALLLSAAAYVFVAVTGQGGSAAILLVAFMLLGVGVGASETVSNDLILATVPAEKAGAASAVSETAYEVGSVFGTALLGSVLLASYQRNLVLPTGLSPEQATTATETLGGAVNIAAELPADGGSQLLDSAFHAFDSGVVLTSGIGAALMVFASALALWSLRRA
- a CDS encoding TetR/AcrR family transcriptional regulator, yielding MASSKERILDSFENILIRDGERAATMEAVAAAADVSKGGLLYHFPSKEALVDALGERLLSLSARDRGLMTADPDGAARYYVRTSVYEDSALDRALVAMARLAQQGHPKAQQNFAQIQALWLAALEAALGSHTVARAVKLMGDGLYYEAAFFAVSGANQQGADEMEQLLELVDLLQSSDRGGA
- a CDS encoding arsenate reductase ArsC, which codes for MPGLINDDHVLHRISAELAGRFDGVFSPEMVDRYVFESYTALARTAKIKTYLASITKHFAEDRLFALAHAQGIRPSGKPEVLFVCVQNAGRSQMAAGLLRHYGGDRINVRSAGSMPGEHLNAHVIDSMKELGIELGAEFPKPLTDDVVRAADVVITMGCGDTCPIYPGKRYEDWQVEDPADLDPAGVQRVRNNLDDRIRRLAAELLDQ
- a CDS encoding NAD(P)-binding domain-containing protein, yielding MSALPVIIIGAGPIGLAAAAHTLERGLQPLIFEAGPTAGAAISDWGHIRLFSPWQFNVDAAARRLLEPTGWTSPRGTALPYGSELVADYVGPLAAVPAIAETLHLNTRVIAVTRQGMDKTRTKGRDTQPFLVRVESPHGVEDQLAQAVIDASGTWHQPNPLGQGGLPAHGETTAQQFITRPLPDVTGADREKFEGKRVMVVGAGHSAANTLIALGQVARASGATSIIWAVRGTGSAERLYGGGDLDGLPARGQLGARLRKLVDDGVVELRTSFTITGFTAGGALTVHTADDAVEVDVLIPATGFRPDLDILRELRLELDPAVEAPRALGPLIDPEFHSCGTVPAHGAKELAHPDKDFYLVGMKSYGRAPTFLLATGYEQVRSVVAAIAGDTAAADDVQLDLPETGVCSTDLGGSCDAPAPSTEAGTDSCCGADQLVTIGVPTGTLHGRSNDPDY
- a CDS encoding arsenate reductase ArsC, which translates into the protein MSDSLTKPSVLFVCVHNAGRSQMAAAFLTTLSEGRIEVRSAGSQPADSINPSAVEAMHEVGIDMSAEIPKVLTDDAVKDSDVVITMGCGDECPYFPGKRYEDWVLEDPAGKGVDSVRPIRDTIKGRVEALIAELLPA
- the arsB gene encoding ACR3 family arsenite efflux transporter, giving the protein MSTQTLPAAEPAGRLSTLDRLLPVWIIAAMVLGIALGQFVPGMAGALDSLAIGSVSLPIAVGLLVMMYPVLAKVRYDQTGAVIKDRKLMITSLVINWVAAPAFMFILAWVFVPDLPEYRTGLIIVGLARCIAMVMIWNDLACGDREAAAVLVAINSVFQVFAFGALGWFYLQGLPSLLGLPTSSADFSFWAITLSVLIFLGIPLLAGFLTRTIGERTRGRDWYEERFLPRLGPWALYGLLFTIVILFALQGDEILARPLDVARIALPLLIYFLVVFAAGMVIGKLLNLGYAKTTTLAFTAAGNNFELAIAVAIGTYGVTSGQALAGVVGPLIEVPVLVALVYVALWARKRFFATEPLTPAKESSHV
- a CDS encoding metalloregulator ArsR/SmtB family transcription factor, whose protein sequence is MTTAVTGHPDTLTACCTPTGEPAMSEETASSLAVQFKAIADPKRLRMVSIISSSENSEACVCDITEPLNLGQSTVSHHLKILVDAGVLTREKRGVWAYYSLVPGALDSLAGVLTGRP
- a CDS encoding beta-propeller fold lactonase family protein produces the protein MTRFAVHVACADAQSIDTFQLDTGAGALTSGPSLALESKVQCLAMHPEGSVLYAALATSPPTVRSLTIGGQDGALTPGPDADLPAGMAYLSVSPAGNALLGASYNDHLVSVMNLDADGGILPDTTSTEAPGEHAHAVVISPDGRFAYATALGDDLIVWWTLDPVTSALTNRGQIATPTGSGPRHLRFSPAGDTLYALHEMSGEIAAYARDAGNGALIEQQRISSVSPELNLVPGRVRDGSGPEPAANAIWCAELQVSPDGRFLYSTERSSSTIAVVAVGADGTLALVDTVPTQAQPRGMNIDPTGGFLLACGEASGGLTLYAIDPENGGLRERESLDCSAGPRWIEFSPLT
- a CDS encoding cryptochrome/photolyase family protein, with the translated sequence MHVQLVFPHQLFEEHLEAPTSDRFIMVEDDLFFRHYRFHQQKLVLHRASMRLFAQRLRGAGYTVDYLESSAEASSQDRLGTLLGEVDATGCSYFDVVDDWLSQRLAATLGERGLSPEIQISPGFLLSPDDLTGYFRNNGWRMQNFYEWQRLRLGILVEPDGGPVGGRWSFDTENRKKLPRGITVPDLPRFDPDDAVRDAIDWVAREFPDNPGIAGKFNWPVTHQQAAGALEAFLNDRFSNFGPYEDAISAPDSFLFHSALSSSLNLGLLSPLEVMDVALDHAGRHDTPIASVEGFVRQVIGWREYMRAAYLLRGREMRTSNTLGFDRTLDDGWWTGETGLEPVDVVIRRVADTCYAHHIERLMVLGNAMALLRIDPDAVYEWFMAMFIDAYDWVMVPNVYAMSQYAAGSMITTKPYVSGSNYLKKMSNFPAGPWQDSWDALYWQFVSDHREVFSRNPRSSMMVSLYDKFDDEKKSRLRTEAGRWL